In the Geobacter sp. FeAm09 genome, one interval contains:
- the lpxK gene encoding tetraacyldisaccharide 4'-kinase, translating to MSGWIIIIGSFSTYWRSVATGTRKGLPGRLLVLALSPLALAYACIQATRSTLYQKRILKARRLPRPVISVGNITVGGTGKTPATAMIARLLIARGMKVAVLSRGYGGAMEGQTAIVADGAAIRLDAGQCGDEPYLLAATVPGLMVVMGADRYRAGMLAMAELSPDVFLLDDGFQHLRLQRDLNVLLVDCAHPFGNGRTLPAGLLREPRRAVQRADLIIHTRCPQGFSPAPLAGKPSCSARHRLGAAVPLAGGPLLSFAALRGRKVLAFAGIGEPEPFFRELDSLGLDVVRAIPFPDHAAYTPDQVAGLTAAFRACGAEYAVTTEKDGVKLRRIAPEFARQVLLARLEFVLDEPAVLTGLLSNLLQK from the coding sequence TTGTCAGGGTGGATTATTATCATCGGCTCTTTTTCCACATACTGGCGCAGCGTTGCCACGGGAACGCGAAAGGGGCTTCCCGGGCGCCTGCTGGTCCTTGCCCTGTCTCCCCTGGCCCTGGCGTATGCCTGCATTCAGGCCACCCGCAGCACTCTCTACCAAAAGCGTATCCTGAAGGCCAGGCGTCTGCCCCGGCCGGTGATCTCGGTGGGCAATATCACCGTGGGGGGCACCGGCAAAACACCCGCCACGGCGATGATTGCCCGGCTTCTCATCGCCCGCGGCATGAAGGTGGCGGTTCTGTCGCGCGGGTACGGCGGCGCCATGGAAGGGCAGACCGCCATTGTCGCCGATGGGGCGGCCATCCGCCTGGATGCCGGGCAGTGCGGCGACGAGCCGTACCTGCTGGCCGCCACGGTGCCCGGCCTGATGGTGGTGATGGGGGCAGACCGGTACCGCGCCGGCATGCTGGCCATGGCAGAGCTCTCTCCCGATGTGTTCCTGCTGGATGACGGCTTCCAGCACCTCCGCCTCCAGCGCGACCTGAACGTCCTGCTGGTGGATTGCGCCCATCCCTTCGGCAACGGCCGGACCCTGCCGGCCGGACTGTTGCGGGAGCCAAGGAGGGCGGTGCAGCGGGCCGACCTGATTATCCATACCCGCTGCCCCCAGGGTTTTTCTCCGGCACCCCTGGCGGGGAAACCGTCCTGTTCCGCCCGCCATCGGCTGGGCGCGGCCGTCCCCCTGGCGGGCGGACCTCTGCTCTCCTTCGCTGCCCTGCGGGGCAGAAAGGTCCTGGCTTTTGCCGGCATCGGGGAGCCGGAGCCGTTTTTTCGGGAATTAGACTCTCTGGGGCTGGACGTGGTACGTGCCATCCCGTTTCCCGATCATGCGGCCTATACCCCCGACCAAGTGGCCGGGCTGACGGCCGCTTTCCGGGCATGCGGCGCCGAGTACGCCGTGACGACGGAAAAGGACGGGGTGAAACTGCGCCGCATTGCCCCGGAGTTTGCCCGGCAGGTCCTGCTCGCCCGGCTTGAGTTTGTCCTTGACGAACCCGCTGTCCTGACGGGGCTGTTGAGCAATTTGCTTCAAAAATAA
- a CDS encoding Trm112 family protein: MLPEYLQSILACPICTGELSLFDEGRSMLCRPCGVTFPIREGIPVLLADEAEALPPGDAGEDSP, from the coding sequence ATGCTGCCCGAATACCTGCAATCCATACTTGCCTGTCCCATCTGCACGGGAGAACTCTCTCTCTTCGACGAAGGCCGCTCCATGCTGTGCCGTCCCTGCGGGGTGACGTTTCCGATCCGCGAGGGAATCCCGGTGCTGCTGGCGGACGAGGCTGAAGCGCTGCCGCCTGGGGATGCCGGAGAGGATAGCCCATGA
- the waaF gene encoding lipopolysaccharide heptosyltransferase II — MKLPERHKVRRILIRAVNWIGDAVMATPALGMIREYYPQAEITVLANPAVAEVFSPHDWVDKVMVFDRHGAHQGVRGRFRLASELRKRSFDMAIILPNSFDSALVPWLAGIPVRLGKSSDGRSLLLTGRYSHDETPPHRHEVQYYRNLVRHFGITGEDVLPRLCTTPAEDAAVEALLARGGIPAGACVIAVNPGATYGSAKRWYPDRFAEVARRLAAEWQARIVIFGSANEAGIAAEIEQRLEGGCLNLAGRTTLRELMALIKRCNFMVTNDSGPMHVAAAFGVPLVAIFGSTDHTGTAPYTVKAAIVRKGVACAPCKLRECPTDHRCMTEVTADDVVAAALSLREKPHG; from the coding sequence ATGAAACTTCCGGAACGCCACAAGGTCCGCCGCATCCTCATCCGCGCGGTCAACTGGATCGGAGATGCGGTCATGGCGACACCGGCCCTCGGGATGATCCGGGAGTACTATCCCCAGGCCGAGATCACCGTGCTGGCGAACCCCGCCGTGGCGGAGGTCTTTTCGCCCCACGACTGGGTGGACAAGGTCATGGTCTTTGACCGTCATGGAGCCCACCAGGGGGTGCGGGGCAGGTTCAGGCTGGCGTCCGAACTGCGCAAGCGTTCATTCGACATGGCGATCATCCTGCCGAACTCCTTCGATTCCGCCCTGGTGCCCTGGCTGGCAGGCATACCGGTCAGGCTGGGAAAAAGCAGTGACGGCCGCAGCTTGCTGCTGACCGGCCGCTATTCCCACGATGAAACGCCGCCCCATCGTCACGAGGTCCAGTACTACCGCAACCTGGTGCGCCACTTCGGCATTACGGGGGAGGATGTGCTGCCGCGCCTGTGCACCACACCGGCGGAGGACGCCGCCGTCGAGGCCCTGCTGGCCCGTGGGGGCATACCGGCGGGGGCGTGCGTGATCGCCGTCAATCCCGGCGCCACCTACGGATCGGCCAAACGATGGTACCCGGACCGGTTTGCCGAGGTGGCCCGCCGGCTCGCCGCGGAGTGGCAGGCGCGGATCGTGATCTTCGGCAGCGCCAATGAAGCCGGGATTGCCGCCGAAATAGAGCAGCGCCTCGAGGGGGGCTGCCTCAATCTGGCCGGCAGGACCACCCTGCGGGAACTGATGGCGCTCATCAAACGCTGTAATTTCATGGTGACCAACGATTCCGGCCCGATGCATGTCGCCGCCGCTTTCGGCGTGCCCCTAGTGGCCATTTTCGGTTCCACCGACCATACCGGCACCGCCCCTTATACCGTCAAGGCGGCCATCGTGCGCAAGGGGGTGGCGTGCGCCCCGTGCAAGCTGCGGGAATGCCCCACCGACCATCGCTGCATGACGGAGGTTACGGCGGACGACGTGGTTGCAGCGGCGCTTTCCCTGCGGGAAAAACCGCATGGCTGA
- a CDS encoding glycosyltransferase family 4 protein translates to MAERLHIIEPTLTGEAGHCFSFISSLINAAGDEPLTVWCGRSAQVAFPETVRVNRFFMRKIRRLQALWLYRKLLKGRERIFVTTAGRTDLMLLDLAATGQIAPGRVYVYIHWFRPSRDKRAQLEKLARRQPEIVVLAPTASVCEELRAVGFSHTRLAPYPITPCETGDRPGADQRFSHLLFAGAAREDKGFPAVVDLVEMLQARGADIPITLQTSAEHYDKYDDATRQAIGRLEGCAYPHVRRVAETLSQADYQRLFAGAICLQLYSQKDFRDRISGVTLDALTNGSPVITLADTWMARIVARYDAGLVIDAGTPEHVYRAVMQVLESYGRYRDNALKAGRELQMNNDAAHLLRELSA, encoded by the coding sequence ATGGCTGAACGGCTCCACATCATCGAGCCGACGCTGACCGGTGAGGCGGGGCATTGTTTCAGTTTCATATCGAGCCTGATCAATGCCGCCGGGGACGAGCCCCTGACCGTATGGTGCGGCCGTTCGGCACAGGTGGCGTTTCCCGAAACGGTTCGGGTCAACCGGTTTTTCATGCGAAAAATCCGGCGGCTGCAGGCATTGTGGCTCTACCGCAAGCTGCTGAAGGGGCGTGAGCGCATCTTCGTCACGACCGCCGGCCGAACCGACCTCATGCTGCTTGACCTGGCGGCCACAGGCCAGATCGCCCCCGGTAGGGTCTACGTCTATATCCACTGGTTCAGGCCGTCCCGGGACAAGCGCGCCCAGTTGGAAAAACTGGCGCGCCGCCAACCGGAGATCGTCGTGCTGGCGCCCACCGCTTCGGTCTGCGAAGAGCTCAGGGCCGTCGGTTTCAGCCATACCCGGCTTGCCCCCTATCCCATAACGCCGTGCGAGACCGGGGACCGACCCGGGGCGGACCAGCGGTTCAGCCACCTGCTGTTTGCCGGCGCAGCCCGCGAGGACAAGGGGTTTCCGGCGGTGGTGGACCTCGTGGAGATGCTTCAGGCCAGAGGGGCGGATATCCCCATTACCCTGCAGACCTCGGCGGAACACTACGACAAGTACGACGACGCGACCCGGCAGGCCATCGGGCGGCTGGAAGGATGCGCGTATCCCCATGTCAGGCGTGTTGCCGAAACCCTCTCCCAGGCGGACTACCAGAGGTTGTTCGCGGGAGCGATCTGTCTCCAGCTGTACTCCCAAAAGGATTTTCGGGACCGCATCAGCGGCGTGACCCTGGATGCCCTGACGAACGGCAGCCCGGTCATCACCCTGGCGGATACGTGGATGGCGCGGATTGTCGCCAGGTACGACGCGGGCCTGGTGATCGATGCCGGCACGCCCGAGCACGTGTACCGGGCGGTGATGCAGGTGCTGGAGAGCTACGGCAGGTATCGGGACAACGCCTTAAAGGCCGGACGGGAGTTGCAGATGAACAACGACGCCGCACATCTTTTGCGTGAATTGTCGGCCTGA
- a CDS encoding glycosyltransferase family 2 protein: protein MAERGVHTPLSVVIIAKNEAERLDACLQSAAWADEIVVVDSGSSDATREIARRYTDKVFDIPWRGFGPQKQAAVDLATNDWIFNIDCDERLTPGLAAEIRGILAADCAAGAYSVPRRTFLGSKEIRHCGWYPDRTIRLFDRRRARFSDSLVHERVVTEAETGTCREHLLHYSFAGVAPLLTKLNHYTELSARQMFERGRGCSVLDIVFRPLFALFKTYVLRLGFLDGVEGVVVSVSNAVSVFYKYVKLRELRLAGKEKKPL from the coding sequence ATGGCGGAACGTGGCGTACATACCCCCCTGTCGGTCGTCATCATCGCCAAGAATGAGGCCGAACGGCTGGACGCCTGCCTGCAAAGCGCCGCCTGGGCCGACGAGATCGTGGTGGTGGATTCGGGCAGCAGCGATGCCACCCGCGAAATCGCCCGGCGCTATACGGACAAGGTGTTCGACATCCCCTGGCGCGGGTTCGGCCCGCAGAAACAGGCGGCCGTCGATCTGGCGACCAACGACTGGATCTTCAACATCGATTGCGACGAACGGCTGACGCCGGGACTGGCTGCCGAAATACGGGGCATCCTGGCCGCGGACTGCGCTGCCGGGGCCTATTCCGTACCGCGGCGGACCTTTCTCGGCAGCAAAGAGATCAGGCACTGCGGCTGGTATCCCGACCGCACCATCCGGCTGTTCGACCGCCGCCGGGCGCGTTTTTCCGACAGCCTGGTGCATGAGCGGGTCGTTACGGAGGCGGAAACCGGCACCTGCAGGGAACACCTGCTCCACTACTCCTTTGCCGGGGTTGCGCCATTACTGACCAAGCTCAATCACTATACGGAGCTTTCCGCGCGGCAGATGTTCGAACGCGGAAGGGGGTGCTCGGTTCTGGATATCGTCTTCCGGCCGCTCTTCGCATTGTTCAAGACATACGTGCTGAGACTCGGTTTTCTCGATGGGGTTGAAGGAGTGGTGGTCTCCGTGTCGAATGCCGTGAGCGTTTTCTACAAGTATGTGAAATTGAGAGAACTGAGGTTGGCCGGCAAGGAGAAAAAGCCGCTATGA
- a CDS encoding glycosyltransferase family 10 domain-containing protein — protein sequence MKPTIRIDFSDFNGINKNDNFFTRILSKRYHVEISDRPDLLIYSKEGHLHRLYNCKKLFWSGETILPDFSSCDYAITTFNLADPRHLRVPYYVTNCACRPENLFKTPEEIDRIVDSERKFCSFVVSNGNPKRAGRRIDFFHALSRYKHVDSAGKALNNMQWLLPAGEQAKHAFLQGYKFTICFENKQAEGYTTEKLVDAMWARCIPIYWGNPQVGEEFNTKSFLSLNDFSREEELIERIIEVDCDDRLYREMLEEPYFNNNAVNICYDEERIGDFFDKILGDATPPISRRRKSYIWGRWTAAKMMK from the coding sequence ATGAAGCCTACGATCCGCATCGATTTTTCGGACTTCAACGGGATAAACAAAAACGACAATTTTTTTACGCGGATTCTTTCGAAGCGGTATCATGTGGAGATCAGCGACCGGCCCGACCTGTTGATCTATTCGAAAGAAGGCCACCTGCACCGATTGTACAACTGCAAGAAACTTTTCTGGAGCGGGGAGACGATCCTTCCTGACTTTTCGAGCTGTGACTACGCGATCACCACGTTCAATTTGGCCGATCCGCGTCATCTCCGGGTTCCCTATTATGTAACGAATTGTGCGTGCCGGCCGGAAAATCTTTTCAAGACCCCTGAGGAAATAGATCGCATTGTCGATTCGGAAAGAAAGTTTTGCTCCTTCGTCGTCTCCAACGGCAACCCGAAGCGTGCCGGCCGGCGTATTGATTTTTTCCACGCCCTGAGCCGGTACAAGCATGTTGATTCGGCCGGCAAGGCGCTTAACAATATGCAGTGGCTCCTGCCCGCCGGTGAACAGGCAAAACACGCTTTTCTGCAAGGTTACAAATTTACCATCTGTTTTGAGAACAAGCAGGCGGAAGGGTACACCACCGAGAAGCTGGTGGATGCCATGTGGGCCCGCTGTATTCCCATCTATTGGGGGAACCCGCAGGTCGGCGAGGAGTTCAACACAAAAAGTTTTTTATCCCTCAACGACTTCTCCCGTGAAGAGGAACTGATTGAACGCATTATCGAAGTCGACTGTGATGACAGGCTTTACCGGGAAATGCTTGAAGAACCGTATTTCAACAACAACGCGGTGAACATCTGCTATGACGAAGAGCGGATAGGTGACTTTTTCGACAAGATCCTGGGCGATGCCACGCCGCCTATCAGCCGGCGGCGGAAATCATATATTTGGGGCCGCTGGACAGCCGCCAAAATGATGAAGTAA
- a CDS encoding glycosyltransferase family 9 protein — protein sequence MLLSTPNKGSGGILKGCRHILVIKLRYVGDAVWTLPVIENLKRNYPDARISVAINEGSEFVFRNHPDVDTILSFPYRESRKGLKGLLTFLGFVKRMRAIRPDAVIDLTDNDRGAILTFLSGASTRIGYTWRRHSTNLLFNNLFRPKTFSHMVSYHLDLLKDMGLEVANDSIRIADDPVALASLGKKHPAILQDDQLPRIAIHPGARVPLRQWGTEKFARLADLLAPHHRIFIVSGPDEKDILAEVLRMMKTKPEFSSSDLTLAEFTALCGTMDIFVGNDSGPIHIAAAKTTAVGVYGPNTAGWARPWNRDAFVFENSDLACRPCGQANCTSHIYKECLESIDPEMVAGKVVEMLATKVLHRGHFDD from the coding sequence ATGTTATTGTCAACTCCAAATAAGGGTTCGGGCGGGATACTGAAAGGATGCCGCCATATCCTCGTCATTAAGCTGCGCTATGTGGGTGATGCGGTGTGGACGCTCCCCGTCATCGAGAACCTGAAACGAAATTATCCGGATGCCCGCATATCGGTGGCGATAAACGAAGGGAGCGAGTTCGTTTTCCGAAATCACCCCGATGTGGATACCATCCTTTCCTTCCCCTACCGGGAATCCCGCAAAGGGCTGAAAGGGCTGCTTACGTTTTTGGGGTTCGTGAAGCGCATGCGGGCTATCAGGCCGGATGCGGTTATTGACCTTACGGATAACGACCGGGGGGCGATACTTACCTTTCTGAGCGGCGCCTCGACAAGAATCGGCTACACCTGGCGGCGTCACTCGACAAATCTTCTGTTCAACAACCTGTTTCGCCCGAAAACATTTAGCCATATGGTGTCCTATCATCTGGATTTATTGAAGGACATGGGGCTTGAGGTCGCGAACGATTCCATCAGGATTGCCGATGATCCTGTTGCATTGGCCTCGCTGGGTAAGAAGCATCCTGCCATCCTTCAGGATGATCAACTGCCCAGGATCGCCATCCATCCCGGGGCCCGGGTGCCGTTGCGGCAATGGGGGACGGAGAAATTTGCCCGTCTGGCGGACCTTCTTGCTCCCCACCATCGCATCTTTATTGTTTCTGGTCCCGATGAAAAGGATATTCTGGCGGAAGTGCTCCGTATGATGAAGACGAAACCGGAGTTTTCCTCATCGGATCTCACCCTTGCCGAGTTTACTGCCCTGTGCGGAACCATGGACATCTTTGTGGGCAACGACAGCGGGCCGATACATATCGCGGCAGCCAAGACCACGGCAGTCGGGGTCTATGGTCCGAACACTGCCGGTTGGGCGCGCCCCTGGAACCGGGACGCATTCGTCTTTGAAAATTCCGATCTGGCATGCCGTCCTTGTGGGCAGGCAAACTGCACAAGCCATATATACAAGGAATGTCTCGAAAGTATCGATCCGGAAATGGTGGCAGGGAAGGTTGTGGAAATGCTTGCCACAAAGGTGCTTCACCGTGGACACTTCGATGACTGA